One window of Camelina sativa cultivar DH55 chromosome 4, Cs, whole genome shotgun sequence genomic DNA carries:
- the LOC109132457 gene encoding uncharacterized protein LOC109132457 — translation MTTRGKNHIHKPNTEYSLAITHLKAFALEPRTYRQALGDDSWRSAMSKEYNGQLKKRTWDLIQRPPTQNVVGCRWVFKTKILPSGDLDKYKARLVAQGYHQEYGLDYKETFSPAVKVVTILHAESHHWPIRQPDVNQAFLQGNLKE, via the coding sequence ATGACGACAAGAGGAAAGAATCACATTCACAAGCCAAACACGGAGTACAGTCTCGCCATTACTCATCTTAAAGCGTTCGCACTGGAACCACGAACATATCGGCAAGCTCTTGGTGATGATAGCTGGCGCAGTGCAATGTCTAAAGAATATAACGGTCAGCTGAAGAAACGTACGTGGGATCTAATTCAACGGCCACCCACACAAAATGTTGTTGGCTGCAGGTGGGTCTTCAAAACTAAAATTCTTCCATCCGGAGATCTTGATAAATATAAAGCTCGCTTAGTAGCGCAAGGTTATCATCAAGAGTATGGTCTCGATTACAAAGAAACATTTAGCCCTGCTGTGAAAGTCGTCACGATTCTCCATGCTGAGAGTCATCACTGGCCAATTCGTCAACCTGATGTCAATCAAGCCTTTTTACAAGGTAATCTGAAAGAATAA